Proteins found in one Streptomyces sp. CB09001 genomic segment:
- a CDS encoding MmpS family transport accessory protein → MSVKQPAQNTESTERTVSGGGRAGVLIAAVLLLACAGLVGYGLLDTEDEPQPAATPTAAVTYEVTGDGTAEISYLGQDEDGRATVVRDAELPWTHTVQVPLGETPTVAVVLGEKGGQAACTLAIRGKHVQRATAMGEFGRATCTGSLPADGN, encoded by the coding sequence ATGTCAGTCAAGCAACCAGCGCAGAACACGGAGAGCACGGAGCGCACCGTGAGTGGTGGCGGCCGGGCCGGCGTCCTGATCGCTGCCGTCCTGCTGCTCGCCTGCGCCGGGCTCGTCGGCTACGGACTGCTCGACACCGAGGACGAGCCGCAGCCGGCCGCGACGCCGACCGCCGCCGTGACCTACGAAGTCACCGGCGACGGCACGGCCGAGATCTCCTACCTCGGCCAGGACGAGGACGGACGGGCCACGGTCGTACGGGACGCCGAGCTGCCCTGGACGCACACCGTCCAGGTGCCGCTCGGCGAGACCCCCACCGTCGCCGTCGTGCTCGGCGAGAAGGGCGGACAGGCCGCCTGCACGCTCGCGATCCGTGGCAAGCACGTCCAACGGGCCACAGCTATGGGGGAGTTCGGGCGCGCCACCTGCACGGGTTCGCTGCCCGCCGACGGCAATTGA